One window from the genome of Mastacembelus armatus chromosome 18, fMasArm1.2, whole genome shotgun sequence encodes:
- the cnga1b gene encoding cyclic nucleotide-gated channel rod photoreceptor subunit alpha: MKRSSEARPQQHISDEPAAPLCGQKVSCGPISETSRVLVKLVRKSTNMAKVAPPVPAPVSRLAPPTIILQEPEFSLSGSCTTLHTDEASGLRNQEQEEQEELLQISRGGPREQQQDSWKRRKRRRPKWSPQEITVIDPAGNTYYYWLFVITVPVLYNWTLIIARACFEELQTDYLVHWFILDFICDIIYLADMVFRTRTGYLDQGLLVKDELKLRERYMNSFQFKLDLISMIPTDLLYVVFGLTYPEIRLNKLFRFNRMLEFFQRTETRTNYPNVLRISNLVMYIVIIIHWNACLYYSFSKAIGFGSDRFVYPDPSDPEFGRLVRKYAYSMYWSTLTLTTIGETPPPVENSEYFFVVTDFLVGVLIFATIVGNVGSMITNMNAARADFQARIDAIKQYMSFRKVTKDLEKRVIKWFDFLWTNKKAIDEREVLKYLPDKLRAEIAINVHLDTLKKVRIFADCEAGLLVELVLKLQPQVYSPGDYICKKGDIGREMYIIKEGKLAVVADDGVTQFVVLSEGSYFGEISILAIKGSKAGNRRTANIRSIGYSDLFCLSKDDLMEALTEYPDAKALLEEKGRQILMKDGLLDLEVAAQGPDPKEMEEKVERMASTLDGLLTRYARLLAEHEATHSKLKHRVTRLEKKLTLSAHAEQTGEAPPPPTPETTKEEEKK; this comes from the exons ATGAAGAGGAGCAGTGAAGCTCGTCCTCAACAACACATCTCTGATGAACCTGCAGCGCCTCTGTGTGGACAGAAGGTCTCATGTGGACCCATCAGTGAGACCTCCAGA GTGCTGGTCAAACTGGTCAG GAAGTCCACCAACATGGCTAAAGTAGCTCCGCCAGTCCCTGCACCTGTCTCCAGGTTAGCCCCGCCCACCATCATTCTTCAGGAGCCAG AATTCAGCCTGTCAGGCAGCTGTACAACCCTCCACACAGATGAAGCCTCAGGTCTGAGGAACCAGGAacaggaggaacaggaggagctgCTTCAAATCAGCAGAGGAG ggcccagggagcagcagcaggactcCT ggaagaggagaaagagaagaaggccAAAGTGGAG TCCTCAGGAGATCACAGTCATTGATCCGGCAGGAAACACCTACTACTACTGGCTGTTTGTCATCACCGTCCCCGTCTTATACAACTGGACCCTGATCATcgccag GGCCTGTTTCGAGGAGCTGCAGACCGACTACCTGGTCCATTGGTTTATCCTGGACTTCATCTGTGACATCATCTACCTCGCTGACATGGTCTTCAGAACCAGGACCG gctacCTGGATCAGGGCCTGCTGGTGAAGGACGAGCTGAAGCTGCGTGAACGCTACATGAACAGTTTCCAGTTCAAACTGGACCTGATCTCCATGATTCCCACAGACCTGCTGTACGTCGTGTTTGGCCTCACGTACCCCGAGATCCGCCTCAACAAGCTCTTCAGGTTcaacag GATGCTGGAGTTCTTCCAGAGGACAGAGACCAGGACAAACTACCCCAATGTTCTCCGCATCTCCAACCTGGTCATGtacatcgtcatcatcatccaCTGGAACGCCTGCCTCTACTACTCCTTCTCCAAGGCCATCG GCTTTGGCAGTGACAGGTTCGTGTACCCCGACCCATCAGATCCAGAGTTTGGTCGCCTGGTGAGGAAGTACGCCTACAGTATGTACTGGTCCACGCTGACGCTCACCACCATCGGAGAAACGCCGCCACCTGTGGAGAACTCTGAGTATTTCTTCGTCGTCACGGACTTCCTG GTGGGGGTGTTAATTTTTGCCACCATAGTTGGTAACGTTGGCTCCATGATCACCAACATGAATGCTGCCAGAGCTGACTTCCAGGCCCGCATCGACGCTATAAAACAGTACATGAGCTTCCGAAAG GTAACTAAGGACCTTGAGAAGCGAGTGATCAAGTGGTTTGACTTCTTGTGGACCAATAAGAAAGCAATAGATGAGCGGGAAGTCCTGAAGTACCTGCCGGACAAACTCAGAGCCGAGATCGCCATCAACGTCCACCTGGACACCCTGAAGAAG GTTCGTATCTTTGCGGACTGCGAGGCTGGGCTCCTGGTGGAGCTGGTGCTGAAGTTGCAGCCTCAGGTCTACAGCCCAGGAGACTATATCTGTAAGAAGGGCGACATCGGCAGAGAGATGTACATCATCAAGGAGGGAAAACTGGCTGTGGTTGCAGACGACGGCGTCACACAGTTTGTCGTCCTCAGCGAAGGAAGCTACTTTGGCGAGATCAGCATCCTGGCTATTAAAG GCAGTAAGGCAGGAAACAGAAGGACGGCAAACATCAGGAGCATCGGTTACTCCGACCTCTTCTGTCTTTCCAAAGACGACCTGATGGAGGCGCTGACAGAATATCCTGATGCCAAGGCTCTGCTGGAGGAGAAGGGGCGTCAGATTCTGATGAAGGACGGGCTGTTGGACCTGGAG GTGGCAGCACAGGGCCCCGACCccaaagagatggaggagaaggtGGAGAGGATGGCGAGCACGCTGGACGGCCTGCTGACCCGTTACGCTCGGCTGCTGGCGGAGCACGAGGCCACCCACAGCAAACTCAAACATAGAGTCACCCGGCTGGAGAAGAAGCTTACACTGTCAGCACATGCCGAACAGACAGGTGAAGCTCCGCCCCCTCCCACACCTGAGACCAccaaagaagaggagaaaaagtaG
- the LOC113140849 gene encoding uncharacterized protein LOC113140849 isoform X2 → MSACVTWMVSVGLIGSLVLCPVYGDPEQIKAKPGENVTLQCRGSKDATTVMLRWVRPDLKSEGCVFDFRDHKINEEAQHEAFHSRVDLRDPEMKDGNFSVILKNIRISDTGSYECYVGKRKPGNLVPEPVELINSTTLKVEDSGHTGGQSGAEGDQDGGDNHGPVGLAVGLTVVGILLLVAAVVGFMFYRKRSRPTDQNPNPRPEQTPMNPK, encoded by the exons ATGTCTGCCTGTGTCACATGGATGGTTTCTGTGGGTCTGATCGGATCCTTGGTGCTGTGTCCTGTCTATGGAG ACCCAGAACAGATCAAAGCCAAACCTGGAGAAAACGTCACTCTTCAGTGTCGAGGATCCAAAGATGCTACAACTGTAATGTTAAGGTGGGTCAGACCTGACCTGAAGTCAGAGGGTTGTGTCTTCGACTTCAGAGACCACAAGATAAATGAAGAAGCCCAACATGAAGCTTTTCATAGTCGAGTGGATCTGAGAGATCCAGAGATGAAGGATGGAAACTTTTCTGTGATTCTGAAGAACATCAGGATCAGCGACACTGGATCATATGAATGTTATGTTGGAAAGAGAAAACCAGGAAACCTAGTACCAGAACCAGTTGAGCTCATCAACAGCACCACACTGAAGGTGGAAGACTCAG gtcacaCAGGTGGTCAGAGTGGAGCTGAAGGAGAccaggatggaggagacaatcATGGACCTGTTGGACTGGCTGTGGGTCTGACAGTTGTTGGTATTttgcttcttgttgctgctgttgttggtttTATGTTCTATAGAAAACGATCCAGACCCACAGACCAGAATCCAAACCCACGTCCTGAACAAACACCAATGAACCCAAAGTGA
- the LOC113140849 gene encoding uncharacterized protein LOC113140849 isoform X1 encodes MSACVTWMVSVGLIGSLVLCPVYGGKMDPEQIKAKPGENVTLQCRGSKDATTVMLRWVRPDLKSEGCVFDFRDHKINEEAQHEAFHSRVDLRDPEMKDGNFSVILKNIRISDTGSYECYVGKRKPGNLVPEPVELINSTTLKVEDSGHTGGQSGAEGDQDGGDNHGPVGLAVGLTVVGILLLVAAVVGFMFYRKRSRPTDQNPNPRPEQTPMNPK; translated from the exons ATGTCTGCCTGTGTCACATGGATGGTTTCTGTGGGTCTGATCGGATCCTTGGTGCTGTGTCCTGTCTATGGAGGTAAGATGG ACCCAGAACAGATCAAAGCCAAACCTGGAGAAAACGTCACTCTTCAGTGTCGAGGATCCAAAGATGCTACAACTGTAATGTTAAGGTGGGTCAGACCTGACCTGAAGTCAGAGGGTTGTGTCTTCGACTTCAGAGACCACAAGATAAATGAAGAAGCCCAACATGAAGCTTTTCATAGTCGAGTGGATCTGAGAGATCCAGAGATGAAGGATGGAAACTTTTCTGTGATTCTGAAGAACATCAGGATCAGCGACACTGGATCATATGAATGTTATGTTGGAAAGAGAAAACCAGGAAACCTAGTACCAGAACCAGTTGAGCTCATCAACAGCACCACACTGAAGGTGGAAGACTCAG gtcacaCAGGTGGTCAGAGTGGAGCTGAAGGAGAccaggatggaggagacaatcATGGACCTGTTGGACTGGCTGTGGGTCTGACAGTTGTTGGTATTttgcttcttgttgctgctgttgttggtttTATGTTCTATAGAAAACGATCCAGACCCACAGACCAGAATCCAAACCCACGTCCTGAACAAACACCAATGAACCCAAAGTGA